DNA sequence from the Pseudoxanthomonas indica genome:
GCAAGCTGGATTTGGATGCCGACGTCAACCAGTACCTCGACTTCAAGATTCCGCCGCGCAAGGACAAGCCAGTCACGCTGCGCCAGGTGCTGACCCATACCACCGGCATGGAAGAGTACGTGCGCGGCCTGATCACCGCCGATCCGAGCGACGCGGTGACGCTGGAGAACTACATCAAGAGCTGGGTGCCCACCCGCATCTTCGATGCAGGCACCACGCCGGCGTATTCCAACTACGCCACCACGCTGGCCGGTTACATCGTGCAGCGCGTGTCGGGCCAGCCGTTCGATGACTACATCGAAAAGCACATCTTCCAGCCGTTGGACATGCAGCACGCCAGCTTCCGCCAGCCGCTGCCGGCTGCGCTGTTGCCGCACATGTCCAAGGGCTACAAGGTGGGCGTGGACAAGCCGCAGGGCTTTGAAATCGTCAATCCCGCGCCGGCCGGCAGCCTGTCCGCGAGCGGCCAGGACATGGGCCAGTTCATGATCGCGCACCTGCAGAACGGCGCGTTCGGTTCCAACCGCATCCTGCGCGAAGACACCGCCAAGCAGATGCACGAGACTGCGCTGACCATCCTGCCGCCGCTCAACCGCATGCTGCTGGGTTTCTACGAAACCAACGTCAATGGCCACCGCTCGATCACCCACGCCGGTGACACCCAGTGGTTCCATAGCCAGCTGAGCCTGTTCCCGGACGACAACATCGGCATCTTCGTATCGATGAACAGTTCCGGCACCGAAGGCGTGGCCGGCAAGATTCGCAGCACGCTGTTCAAGGGTTTCGCCGATCGCTACCTGCCCGGCCCGAACCATGAAGGCAGCGTCGACGCCGCCACCGCCAAGCTGCACGCGCAGCAGATGGTCGGCGTGTACGACAACAGCCGCCGCTCCGACGATACCTTCGTCACCCTGTCCAACCTGGCCGGGCAGATGAAGGTCGGCTTGAACGACAAGGGCGAACTGCTGATTCCGGCGCTGACCGATCTCAATGGCCAGCCCACCCAGTGGGTCGAGATTGCGCCGTACGTGTGGCGTGACGTCAACGGCTCCGATCGTCTGGCCGCCAAGTTCGAGAACGGCCGCATCGTGCGCTTCAGCGTGGACCCGTTCTCGCCCTTCATGATGTTCGAGCCGGTGCCGGCGTCGAAGTCGGGCAGCTGGCTGGTGCCGGCGTTCATCGCCTCGGTGGTGGCGCTGTTGCTGACCGTGCTGGCCTGGCCGGTGTCGGCGCTGGTGCGCCGCCACTACGGCAAGGCGTACGCGCTGTCGGGCAGCGATGCCCAGGCCCACCGCGTGATCCGCTGGACCGCGCTGGCGGTGCTGGCGGTGCTTATTGGCTACATCGTGTTGCTGGTGATGATGTTCAGCAACTACGACCTGCTGTCGCCGCGCAACAACGTCTGGGTGCACCTGCTGCGCGTGCTCTGCCTGATCACCTTCCCGCTGGGCGCGCTGATCGGCCTGTGGAATGCCTGGAGCGTGCTGCGCAGCCGTCGCCGCAAGTGGGCCAAGTTCTGGGCCATCGTGCTGGCCGTGTCCTTCCTGGTCCTGCTGTGGGTGGGCATCGCCTTCCACATGCTCGGCTACAGCGCCAACTACTGAGTCAACGGCGGCACCGTCTCGGCGGTGCCGCCGTCTTTTTCCACCTGCATTGCCCTGGAGCCGGACATGCCTTCCGTTCCTTCCGCGCGCCTGCGTCTTGGCCTGCACAACGAGCCGCTGCCGCTGACCCACCCGTTCCGCATCTCCGGCTACGTGTTCAACGCCATGCCGGCCACCGTGGTGAACCTGCACGATGGGCGGTATGAAGGTCGCGGCGAAGGCGCCGGCGTCTACTACCTGCACGACACCCCGGAACAGATGCTGGCGACGCTGGAATCGCATCGCGAGGTGATTGAAGCCGGCATCAGTCGCGCCGAACTGCGGCAGCTGTTGCCTGCGGGCGGCGCACGCAATGCCCTGGATGGCGCGCTGTGGGAGCTGGAATCGCAACGCACCGGCGTGCCGGTGTGGGCGCTGGCCGGACTGCCCGCCACGCGGCCACTGTTGACCACCTTCACGGTGGGCGCCGATGCGCCCGATGTCGCCGCACGCGCCGCCGTCGCCTATACGCAGGCGCGCGCGATCAAGATCAAGCTCAGCGGTGATCTGGATGAGGACATTGCACGCGTGCGCGCTGTACGCAGCGCTCGCGCCGATGTCTGGATTGGCGTGGATGCCAACCAGGGTTACGTGCCGGCGACGCTGGAGCGGCTGCTGCCGGCCTTGGTCGACAACCGCGTCTCCTTGCTCGAGCAACCGGTCGCGCGCGGCAGCGAAGCGCAGCTCGACGGTATCGACCACATCGTGCCGATTGCCGCGGACGAGAGCGTGCAGGGCTTCGATGAACTGGAAGCGCTGGTGGGGCGCTTCGATGTCGCCAACATCAAGCTGGACAAGTGCGGCGGCCTCACCGAAGGGCTGCTGATGGCGCGGCGCGCACGCGAACTGGGCCTGCAGGTGATGGTGGGCAACATGGCCGGCACCAGCCTGGCGATGGCGCCGGCGTTCGTGGTGGGCCAGCTGTGCGACGTGGTGGATCTTGATGGTCCTTTGTTCCTGGTCAGCGATCACACGCCGGGCGTGGTCTATCGCGACGGCTACATCACCTGCGGCGACGATGTCTGGGGCGCCGGCCGGGTGATCCGCGCATGAGCAGCGTCCAGGACAAGACCTGGTTCGGCCAGCCACGTGGCCTGACCATCCTGTTCCTGACCAACATGTGGGAGTTGTTTTCCTACTACGGCATGCGCGCGCTGCTGGTCTACTACATGACCAAGCAGTTGATGTTCGCGCAGGAGAAGGCGTCCTTCATCTACGGCACCTACACCGCGATGGCCTACTTCACGCCGATCGTCGGTGGTGTCATCGCCGATCGCTGGCTGGGCAAGCGACGCGCGGTGATCCTGGGCGGCAGCATCATGGCGCTGGGCCATTTCCTGATGGCCTTCGAACCGCTGTTCTACCTGGCGCTGGCCACCATCGCGCTGGGCAATGGTCTGTTCCTGCCCAGCCTGCCCAGCCAGATCAATGATCTGTATCGCGCCGACGATCCGCGTCGTGGCCGCGCCTACAACGTCTACTACGTGGGCTTGAACCTGGGCGGTTTCCTGGCACCGCTGGTGTGCGGCACGCTCGGTGAGGTCTATGGCTGGCATTACGGATTCGGTGCGGCCGGCATCGGCATGTTCGTGGGCCTGATGATCTACGTGGCCGGGCACAAGTATCTGCCGCAGGAGGCGCAGCGCAGCGCGCCCGTGCAGCCTTCGGAGGGCCCGGCTTCGTCGGGTCGCCTGTGGTTGCTGCTGCTTGGCGTCGGCATTGCCGCCACCATTTTCCGCGGTGCTTACGAACAGATTGGCAACACCCTGCCGTTGTGGATCGACAGCGGGGTGGATCGCAGCCTGGGTTCGTTCGTCATCCCGATGACCTGGTTCCAGTCGCTCAATCCGCTGCTGGTGATCAGCATGACGCCGTTCCTGCTGTGGTTCTGGCGGCTTCGCGCGGGGCAGGGCAAGGAGACGCGACCGGCGATCAAGATGGCCATTGGCGCGCTGATTGTCGCCGCGGCGTACCTGATGCTGGCGGTGGTCACTGCGACCCTGGGCGATCAACGCGCCACATGGCCGTGGCTGCTCGCTTTCTTCATCGTGCTGACCTTTGGCGAGTTGTACATCCTGCCGACCGGGCTGGGCCTGTTCGCACGCCTGGCGCCGGCACGACTGGGCGCGACCACGGTGGCATCGTGGTTCCTGGCGATCTTCAGCGGCAGTTTGCTGGCGGGCGCGGTCGGCACGCTGTGGAGCAGCGCCAGCCATGCCGGGTTTTTCGTATTGCTCGCCGCACTGGCGGTCGTGGCGGCCGGATTGCTCTGGCTGCTCGACAAGCCGATTCGCCAACGGATCTGATGCCGGGCTTGCGTAGACGACTCTGACCCCTGTTTTTCCGTTCTGGAGACTGCCCATGTCGCGACTTTCCGTTTCCCTGCTGTCTCTCGCGCTTGCGGTGTGCACCGGCCAGGCCAGCGCACAGGCAGCAGCGCCTGCCGATTACGACCTGATCATCCGCAACGGCGTGGTCTACGACGGCAGCGGCGCCGACCCGCAACGCGTGGACGTGGCCATCCGCGGGGATCGCGTGGTGGCCTGGTTGCCCGCCGGCAATCACGCCACCAGCCAACAGAGCGTGGACGCGCAGGGCCGGGCGGTGGCGCCGGGTTTCATCAACGTATTGAGCTGGGCCAACGAATCGTTGATCGCCGATGGCCGCGGCATCAGCGACACCAGGCAGGGCGTCACCCTGGAGATCTTCGGCGAAGGCTGGTCGATGGGTCCGTTCAACGATCGCATGAAGGCCGACGCGGTCAAGCAGCAGGCCGACATCAAGTACCCGATCACCTGGACCACCCTGGGCGAATACCTGGAGCATCTGCAGCAGCGCGGCGTCACCCCGAACGTGGCGTCCTTCGTGGGCGCCACCACGGTGCGCATCCACGAGCTGGGCGAGGACGACGTCAAGCCCACGCCGGCGCAACTGGCGCGCATGCAGGATCTGGTGCGGCAGGCGATGGCCGAAGGCGCACTGGGCGTGGGTGGTTCGTTGATCTATCCACCGGCCGCGTTTGCCGACAGTGCGGAGTTGACCGCGCTGGCCCAGGCCGCGGCCGAATCCGGCGGCGGCTACATCGCGCACATGCGCAGCGAAGCCGATCGCTTCCTGGAAGCGGTGGACGAAACCATCGCCATTGGTCGCGCCACCGGCCAGCGTGCCGAGGCTTATCACCTGAAGGCGGCCGGCGAGAAGAACTGGCCGAAGATGGCGCAGGCCATCGCCCGCATCCAGGCCGCGCGCGATCAAGGCGTGCTGGCCAGCGCCGACATGTACGCCTACACCGCCGGCGGCACCGGCTTGACCGCGGGCCTGCCACCGTGGGTGCAGGCCCGCGGCCACGACGCCATGGTCGCGCGGCTGAAGGATCCGGCAGTACGCAAGCGGGTGATCGCGGAGATGAAGGATCCCGACGCCGACTGGGAGAACATCCGCCTGCTCACCGGCTCCAATGATCGCGTGCTGCTGATTGCCTTCAAGAACCCGGCGCTGAAGCCACTCATCGGCAAGACCCTGACCGAGATCGCGCGCCTGCGTGGGACCTCGCCGGAAGAAACCGTGCTGGACCTGATCATCGAAGACGGCTCGGAAATCGGCACCGCCTATTTCCTGATGAGCGAAGAGAACGTCGAGCTGGGCCTGAAGCAACCGTGGATCAGCCTGGGCTCGGATGCCGAGTCCGCCGGCATGGGCGGCGTCTTCCTCAACTACAGCACGCATCCGCGCGCCTACGGCAACTTCGCCCGTTTCCTGGGGCACTACGTGCGTGATCGCCAGTTGATGTCGCTGCAGGAGGGCATCCATCGC
Encoded proteins:
- a CDS encoding dipeptide epimerase, whose translation is MPSVPSARLRLGLHNEPLPLTHPFRISGYVFNAMPATVVNLHDGRYEGRGEGAGVYYLHDTPEQMLATLESHREVIEAGISRAELRQLLPAGGARNALDGALWELESQRTGVPVWALAGLPATRPLLTTFTVGADAPDVAARAAVAYTQARAIKIKLSGDLDEDIARVRAVRSARADVWIGVDANQGYVPATLERLLPALVDNRVSLLEQPVARGSEAQLDGIDHIVPIAADESVQGFDELEALVGRFDVANIKLDKCGGLTEGLLMARRARELGLQVMVGNMAGTSLAMAPAFVVGQLCDVVDLDGPLFLVSDHTPGVVYRDGYITCGDDVWGAGRVIRA
- a CDS encoding peptide MFS transporter; the encoded protein is MSSVQDKTWFGQPRGLTILFLTNMWELFSYYGMRALLVYYMTKQLMFAQEKASFIYGTYTAMAYFTPIVGGVIADRWLGKRRAVILGGSIMALGHFLMAFEPLFYLALATIALGNGLFLPSLPSQINDLYRADDPRRGRAYNVYYVGLNLGGFLAPLVCGTLGEVYGWHYGFGAAGIGMFVGLMIYVAGHKYLPQEAQRSAPVQPSEGPASSGRLWLLLLGVGIAATIFRGAYEQIGNTLPLWIDSGVDRSLGSFVIPMTWFQSLNPLLVISMTPFLLWFWRLRAGQGKETRPAIKMAIGALIVAAAYLMLAVVTATLGDQRATWPWLLAFFIVLTFGELYILPTGLGLFARLAPARLGATTVASWFLAIFSGSLLAGAVGTLWSSASHAGFFVLLAALAVVAAGLLWLLDKPIRQRI
- a CDS encoding N-acyl-D-amino-acid deacylase family protein encodes the protein MSRLSVSLLSLALAVCTGQASAQAAAPADYDLIIRNGVVYDGSGADPQRVDVAIRGDRVVAWLPAGNHATSQQSVDAQGRAVAPGFINVLSWANESLIADGRGISDTRQGVTLEIFGEGWSMGPFNDRMKADAVKQQADIKYPITWTTLGEYLEHLQQRGVTPNVASFVGATTVRIHELGEDDVKPTPAQLARMQDLVRQAMAEGALGVGGSLIYPPAAFADSAELTALAQAAAESGGGYIAHMRSEADRFLEAVDETIAIGRATGQRAEAYHLKAAGEKNWPKMAQAIARIQAARDQGVLASADMYAYTAGGTGLTAGLPPWVQARGHDAMVARLKDPAVRKRVIAEMKDPDADWENIRLLTGSNDRVLLIAFKNPALKPLIGKTLTEIARLRGTSPEETVLDLIIEDGSEIGTAYFLMSEENVELGLKQPWISLGSDAESAGMGGVFLNYSTHPRAYGNFARFLGHYVRDRQLMSLQEGIHRLTGLPATNWKLTDRGCLKAGCFADVVIFDPAAIIDHATYAQPRQYATGVSDVFVNGVQVLRAGEHTGATPGQVVRGPGWRGPATRPATP